The following are encoded together in the Nicotiana tabacum cultivar K326 unplaced genomic scaffold, ASM71507v2 Un00001, whole genome shotgun sequence genome:
- the LOC107768384 gene encoding pathogenesis-related leaf protein 4-like has product MEISKTTFIVFMVLAMAHSSLAQNTPKDIVIVHNKARAEVGVPLPPLKWNNTLASYAHDYATTKLAECKLVHSDGPYGENLAMGYGEFSAVDAVNLWVGEKPNYEYATNSCNSGMCGHYTQVIWRNTLQVGCARLKCQNGEAWFVSCNYYPPGNYIGERPY; this is encoded by the coding sequence atggaGATCtcaaaaacaacttttattgTGTTCATGGTTTTAGCCATGGCCCATTCTTCATTAGCCCAAAACACTCCCAAAGATATCGTTATTGTCCACAACAAAGCCCGTGCAGAAGTTGGTGTCCCACTCCCACCATTAAAATGGAACAACACACTTGCTTCCTATGCCCATGACTATGCCACCACAAAATTAGCTGAATGCAAATTAGTACATTCTGATGGACCCTATGGTGAAAATCTTGCCATGGGCTACGGCGAATTTTCGGCGGTCGACGCCGTTAACCTATGGGTAGGAGAGAAACCAAACTATGAATATGCAACAAATTCTTGCAATAGTGGGATGTGTGGGCATTATACTCAAGTGATATGGCGTAACACACTTCAAGTTGGATGTGCTAGATTGAAATGCCAGAATGGTGAAGCATGGTTTGTGTCATGCAATTATTATCCCCCTGGAAATTACATTGGAGAACGTCCTTATTGA
- the LOC107768379 gene encoding basic form of pathogenesis-related protein 1-like — protein sequence MPCFSLKPKMGSLTTLVACFITFAILFHSSQAQNSPQDYLNPHNTARRQVGVGPMIWDNRLAAYAQNYANQRIGDCGMIHSHGPYGENLAAAFPQLNAAGAVKMWVDEKRFYDYNSNSCVGGVCGHYTQVVWRNSVRLGCARVRCNNGWFFITCNYDPPGNYRGQRPFGDLEEQPFDSKLELPTDV from the coding sequence ATGCCTTGTTTCTCACTAAAACCAAAAATGGGATCCTTAACAACATTAGTTGCTTGTTTCATTACCTTTGCAATATTATTTCACTCATCTCAAGCTCAAAACTCTCCCCAAGATTATCTTAATCCTCACAATACAGCTCGTAGACAGGTTGGTGTTGGCCCCATGATATGGGACAATAGGTTAGCAGCCTATGCCCAAAATTATGCCAATCAAAGAATTGGTGACTGCGGAATGATCCACTCTCACGGCCCTTATGGCGAAAACCTAGCGGCCGCCTTCCCTCAACTTAACGCCGCTGGTGCTGTAAAAATGTGGGTTGATGAGAAGCGTTTCTACGATTACAATTCAAATTCTTGCGTAGGAGGAGTATGTGGACACTATACTCAGGTGGTATGGCGTAACTCAGTACGTCTTGGCTGTGCTAGGGTTAGATGTAACAATGGTTGGTTTTTCATAACTTGCAATTATGATCCACCAGGTAATTATAGAGGACAACGTCCCTTTGGCGATCTTGAGGAGCAACCTTTTGATTCCAAGTTGGAACTTCCAACTGATGTCTAA